The Rhinopithecus roxellana isolate Shanxi Qingling chromosome 14, ASM756505v1, whole genome shotgun sequence genome includes a window with the following:
- the CLK1 gene encoding dual specificity protein kinase CLK1 isoform X2 encodes MLEWFEHHGHICIVFELLGLSTYDFIKENGFLPFRLDHIRKMAYQICKSVNFLHSNKLTHTDLKPENILFVQSDYTEAYNPKIKRDERTLINPDIKVVDFGSATYDDEHHSTLVSTRHYRAPEVILALGWSQPCDVWSIGCILIEYYLGFTVFPTHDSKEHLAMMERILGPLPKHMIQKTRKRKYFHHDRLDWDEHSSAGRYVSRRCKPLKEFMLSQDVEHECLFDLIQKMLEYDPAKRITLKEALKHPFFDLLKKTL; translated from the exons ATGTTGGAATGGTTTGAGCATCATGGTCatatttgcattgtttttgaACTACTGGGACTTAGTACTTATGACTTCattaaagaaaatggttttctACCATTTCGACTGGATCATATCAGAAAGATGGCATATCAGATATGCAAGTCTGTGAATT TTTTGCACAGTAATAAGTTGACTCACACAGACTTAAAGCCTGAAAACATCTTATTTGTGCAGTCTGACTACACAGAGGCATATAATCCCAAAATA AAACGTGATGAACGCACCTTAATAAATCCAGATATTAAAGTTGTAGACTTTGGAAGTGCAACATATGATGATGAACATCACAGTACATTGGTATCTACAAGACATTATAGAGCACCTGAAGTTATTTTAG CCCTAGGGTGGTCCCAACCATGTGATGTCTGGAGTATAGGATGCATTCTTATTGAATACTATCTGGGGTTTACCGTATTTCCA acaCACGATAGTAAGGAGCACTTAGCAATGATGGAAAGGATTCTCGGACCTCTACCAAAACATATGATACAGAAAACCAG GAAACGTAAATATTTTCACCATGATCGATTAGACTGGGATGAACACAGTTCTGCTGGCAGATATGTTTCAAGGCGCTGTAAACCTCTGAAG gaatTTATGCTTTCTCAGGATGTTGAACATGAGTGTCTCTTTGACCTCATTCAGAAAATGTTGGAGTATGATCCAGCCAAAAGAATTACTCTCAAAGAAGCCTTAAAGCATCCTTTCTTTGACCTTCTGAAGAAAACTCTATAG
- the CLK1 gene encoding dual specificity protein kinase CLK1 isoform X1, whose translation MRHSKRAYCPDWDDKDWDYGKWRSSSSHKRRKRSHSSARENKRCKYNHSKMCDSHYLESRSINEKDYHSRRYIDEYRNDYNQGCEPGHRHRDHESRYQNHSSKSSGRSGRSSYKSKHRIHHSTSHRRSHGKSHRRKRTRSVEDDEEGHLICQSGDVLSARYEIVDTLGEGAFGKVVECIDHKAGGRHVAVKIVKNVDRYCEAARSEIQVLEHLNTTDPNSTFRCVQMLEWFEHHGHICIVFELLGLSTYDFIKENGFLPFRLDHIRKMAYQICKSVNFLHSNKLTHTDLKPENILFVQSDYTEAYNPKIKRDERTLINPDIKVVDFGSATYDDEHHSTLVSTRHYRAPEVILALGWSQPCDVWSIGCILIEYYLGFTVFPTHDSKEHLAMMERILGPLPKHMIQKTRKRKYFHHDRLDWDEHSSAGRYVSRRCKPLKEFMLSQDVEHECLFDLIQKMLEYDPAKRITLKEALKHPFFDLLKKTL comes from the exons ATGAGACACTCAAAGAGAGCTTACTGTCCTGATTGGGATGACAAGGATTGGGATTATGGAAAATGGAGGAGCAGCAGCAGtcataaaagaaggaagagatcACATAGCAGTGCCCGGGAGAACAAGCGCTGCAAATACAATCACTCTAAAATGTGTGATAG ccaTTATTTGGAAAGCAGGTCTATAAATGAGAAAGATTATCATAGTCGACGCTACATTGATGAGTACAGAAATGACTACAATCAAGGATGTGAACCTGGACATCGCCATAGAGACCATGAAAGCCGGTATCAGAACCATAGTAGCAAGTCTTCTGGTAGAAGTGGAAGAAGTAGTTATAAAAGCAAACACAGGATTCACCACAGTACTTCACATCGCCGTTCACATGGG AAGAGTCACCGAAGGAAAAGAACCAGGAGTGTAGAGGATGATGAGGAGGGTCACCTGATCTGTCAGAGTGGAGACGTACTAAGTGCAAGAT ATGAAATTGTTGATACTTTAGgtgaaggagcttttggaaaaGTTGTGGAGTGCATCGATCATAAAGC GGGAGGTAGACATGTAGCagtaaaaatagttaaaaatgtgGATAGATACTGTGAAGCTGCTCGCTCAGAAATACAAGTTCTGGAACACTTGAATACAACAGACCCCAACAGTACTTT CCGCTGTGTCCAGATGTTGGAATGGTTTGAGCATCATGGTCatatttgcattgtttttgaACTACTGGGACTTAGTACTTATGACTTCattaaagaaaatggttttctACCATTTCGACTGGATCATATCAGAAAGATGGCATATCAGATATGCAAGTCTGTGAATT TTTTGCACAGTAATAAGTTGACTCACACAGACTTAAAGCCTGAAAACATCTTATTTGTGCAGTCTGACTACACAGAGGCATATAATCCCAAAATA AAACGTGATGAACGCACCTTAATAAATCCAGATATTAAAGTTGTAGACTTTGGAAGTGCAACATATGATGATGAACATCACAGTACATTGGTATCTACAAGACATTATAGAGCACCTGAAGTTATTTTAG CCCTAGGGTGGTCCCAACCATGTGATGTCTGGAGTATAGGATGCATTCTTATTGAATACTATCTGGGGTTTACCGTATTTCCA acaCACGATAGTAAGGAGCACTTAGCAATGATGGAAAGGATTCTCGGACCTCTACCAAAACATATGATACAGAAAACCAG GAAACGTAAATATTTTCACCATGATCGATTAGACTGGGATGAACACAGTTCTGCTGGCAGATATGTTTCAAGGCGCTGTAAACCTCTGAAG gaatTTATGCTTTCTCAGGATGTTGAACATGAGTGTCTCTTTGACCTCATTCAGAAAATGTTGGAGTATGATCCAGCCAAAAGAATTACTCTCAAAGAAGCCTTAAAGCATCCTTTCTTTGACCTTCTGAAGAAAACTCTATAG